The following are from one region of the Amyelois transitella isolate CPQ chromosome 21, ilAmyTran1.1, whole genome shotgun sequence genome:
- the LOC132903108 gene encoding uncharacterized protein LOC132903108 — protein sequence MSRKVLHSRAREIINKVDDYFEKEKDDTKILLQTVTRALKNAPDTSENIDIPKQTVLDILKHLQNTTKVTQRVLSATGIAKNTMAKLRREKETAVASGSKIKTPIKKKRGKFLDSFALSAMRNIINSMYTVRKEIPTMRKIMAAARQDLDYKASETTLRNLMKNCLGYKFKKCYQKRLHLIERPNIQAWRAKYLRRMKQNDSLGSDKKTVFYIDETWIHAHYTVKSCWQSATDVGVKKNDSPGRRWIIVHAGSESGFVEGSLLMFKAKTKTGDYHDEMNAENFTKWMQEKLIPNIPPNSIIVMDNASYHSKEEDRTPNMSAKKQVMVEWLQAHNIEFSEHYTKPELYLLIKKNKPEKKYKIDRLLTDHGHEVVRLPPYNCDLNPIEYIWHLVKQRVSDKNVEQLESKIESLTLEAIQSITPEDWKKEINHVKRLQEEYWQKDRLVDELFIINTENDSESETTDSETDSESDIDYMSGLYFLVAGKGKRIIITHIESEDGFVEGGLNMFESKKQGDYHKDMNAEEFENWFREVLNKLDDKCVIVMDNASYYSRKIEQIPTEKFFHCCYLLVKCRKKTKMTVLNSQSRELVVRLRDYFERERQNGGPLVPIETLNKTVAEVTGLSEKTVSRIVQQGKALNDNERFKSPRKPKQVRRKRVEIDDFTKGVVRRKVTQFYTIFKKIPTLKTLNAVLREENILHCGREYLRLLLHDLGFKFKKCGSKRKLLIEQPNITSWRWKYLNTIKKYRREGRHILYLDETYVNASHNVSKCWQSKDELGVLSHIGKGDRLIIVHCGGQIGFVDGALVIFKSKCKTGDYHDSMNFANFSKWINEKLMPNIPQNSVIVMDNAAYHSVREEKKPTMASTKPTMQEWLRRHNVPFDEKLRKDDLYKLIKSNFTEDIYKIDEVLKRNGHEVLRLPPYHPDLNPIELVWGDIKGQLAQKSIDSNLDQKKEILERLFAEYPKEKWENCVKHVIKIEDEYCKHDGVLDEVVDFIINVQDDSDDSDDGCCESEESSSSDSDIMDISD from the exons ATGAGTAGAAAAGTACTGCATAGTCGTGCTCGAGAAATCATTAATAAAGTGGACGATtactttgaaaaagaaaaggatgACACTAAAATACTACTTCAAACTGTAACCCGAGCCCTCAAAAACGCACCGGACACtagtgaaaatattgatattccGAAACAAACTGTATTAGATATATTAAAACACTTACAAAATACCACCAAGGTCACGCAGCGTGTATTAAGCGCTACAGGGATAGCAAAAAACACAATGGCCAAATTAAGGCGCGAAAAAGAAACGGCTGTGGCTAGTGgcagtaaaattaaaacaccaattaaaaaaaagagaggCAAGTTTTTAGATTCATTTGCATTATCTGCAATGAGAAATATCATTAATTCAATGTACACAGTCCGCAAAGAAATACCTACTATGCGCAAAATTATGGCTGCTGCCAGACAAGATTTAGATTATAAAGCAAGTGAGACTACATTACGTAACCTAATGAAAAACTGTCTCGGCTATAAATTCAAGAAATGTTATCAAAAAAGATTACATTTGATTGAAAGACCGAATATTCAAGCATGGAGAGCTAAGTATTTGCGCCGGATGAAGCAAAACGACTCTCTTGGCTCTGacaaaaaaacagttttttataTAGATGAGACCTGGATCCACGCCCATTATACTGTGAAAAGCTGTTGGCAATCGGCTACGGATGTTGGagtgaaaaaaaatgatagtCCAGGTCGCCGGTGGATAATAGTTCACGCAGGAAGTGAATCTGGGTTTGTGGAAGGATCACTGTTGATGTTTAAAGCAAAGACAAAAACCGGTGATTATCACGATGAAATGAATGCTGAAAATTTTACCAAATGGATGCAGGAGAAACTTATACCGAATATACCCCCCAACAGCATTATTGTCATGGACAACGCCTCATACCACAGCAAAGAAGAAGACAGAACTCCCAATATGAGCGCAAAAAAACAGGTTATGGTCGAATGGCTCCAAGCCCACAATATTGAGTTTTCGGAACACTATACTAAACCAGAACtatatttactaataaaaaaaaataaacctgagaaaaaatataaaattgatagaTTATTAACTGACCATGGCCACGAAGTTGTGAGGCTGCCACCGTATAATTGCGACCTAAATCCGATTGAGTATATATGGCATCTGGTCAAACAAAGAGTTTCTGACAAGAATGTGGAACAGTTGGAGAGCAAAATTGAATCTTTAACTTTGGAGGCTATACAGTCAATTACGCCTGAAGACTGGAAAAAGGAGATAAATCATGTCAAAAGGCTTCAAGAAGAATACTGGCAAAAAGATAGATTAGTAGACGAGTTGTTCATTATCAACACTGAAAATGATAGTGAATCAGAGACAACAGATTCAGAAACCGACTCCGAATCTGATATAGATTATATGAGTGGG CTGTACTTTTTAGTTGCGG gaaaAGGCAAAAGAATTATAATTACCCACATTGAAAGCGAGGATGGGTTTGTTGAAGGAGGATTGAACATGTTTGAGTCGAAGAAACAAGGGGACTATCATAAAGATATGAACGCCGAAGAATTTGAAAATTGGTTTAgagaagttttaaataaattagacgATAAGTGTGTTATAGTTATGGACAATGCCTCGTATTACTCCAGAAAAATTGAACAAATACCAacagaaaaat TTTTTCATTGTTGTTATTTGTTGGTAAAATGCcgaaaaaaaacgaaaatgaCTGTTTTGAATTCGCAATCTCGGGAATTGGTCGTTCGCTTGAGGGATTACTTTGAGCGTGAGCGACAAAATGGTGGTCCACTGGTGCCGATCGAAA ctttaaataaaactgtagcaGAAGTTACTGGACTATCAGAAAAGACTGTATCTAGAATTGTACAACAAGGGAAAGCATTAAAtgacaacgagagatttaaATCACCGAGAAAACCAAAACAGGTTCGTAGAAAAAGAGTGGAAATAGACGATTTCACAAAAGGAGTGGTAAGAAGAAAAGTCACTcagttttacacaattttcaaaaaaatacctactctgAAAACTTTGAACGCTGTACTTAGAGAAGAGAATATATTACACTGCGGCAGGGAATATTTAAGGCTATTATTACATGATctaggttttaaatttaagaaatgcgGATCTAAAAGGAAACTCCTTATCGAACAGCCAAATATCACATCGTGGAGGTggaaatacctaaatactattaaaaaatatcgtagagaaggaagacatattttataccttgACGAAACTTATGTAAACGCGTCTCATAACGTTTCAAAATGTTGGCAATCAAAGGATGAACTTGGCGTTCTATCTCATATTGGTAAAGGGGACCGTTTGATCATCGTACATTGTGGAGGTCAAATTGGATTTGTAGACGGAGCCCTTGTgatattcaaatccaaatgTAAAACAGGTGATTATCACGATTCTATGAATTTCGCAAATTTCAGTAAATGGATAAATGAAAAGCTCATGCCTAATATACCGCAAAATTCTGTCATAGTAATGGACAACGCAGCTTATCATTCGGTTCGAGAAGAGAAAAAGCCAACTATGGCTTCTACCAAGCCAACTATGCAAGAATGGCTACGACGACATAACGTGCcttttgatgaaaaacttagaaaggatgacttatataaattaattaaaagtaatttcacagaagatatttacaaaattgacgaGGTATTGAAAAGAAACGGACACGAAGTATTGCGTTTGCCTCCATATCACCCAGACCTGAACCCAATTGAGTTGGTCTGGGGTGATATCAAAGGACAATTAGCACAAAAAAGTATCGACTCTAATTTGgaccagaaaaaagaaatattagagAGATTATTTGCTGAATATCCCAAAGAGAAATGGGAGAATTGTGTTAAACACGTGATTAAAATCGAAGACGAATATTGCAAACATGATGGAGTCCTAGATGaagttgttgattttattattaatgtgcaaGACGATTCTGATGATTCTGATGATGGCTGTTGTGAAAGTGAAGAATCAAGTTccagtgatagtgatattatggacataagtgattga
- the LOC132903099 gene encoding uncharacterized protein LOC132903099 yields MMWSDEQSLELISLYQKKPVIWDPKNPQYYKKNLKHDAWSDIAHSLERDVEECKNKMISLLASHRREKGKVKKSHSSGKGGDETYKSTWFAYEALAFLGDRNNPRKRRNTEITNEPEQSASTSVENDNSLFDNSSEFISPTGQAPKKKKSDENKKMGMLSEALGLLKSAASSPTPEPRNNNPNNFDSETLFFSNFICSKMQQYNRSTKNAVQRAIMDVIFKADEGCTNFSQHYYPSAFNYSGYTTGSVPSSRYCNEPPSLSNRSELTSGYSTGQNQTSCPTAPYASPVPSELSQTSYEDVDFVNDLI; encoded by the exons ATGATGTGGAGTGACGAACAATCGCTTGAACTTATTAGTTTGTATCAAAAAAAACCTGTTATTTGGGATCCAAAAAACCCgcaatactataaaaaaaatctgaaacacGATGCTTGGAGTGATATTGCTCattcattggaaagagatgtagaagaatgcaaaaacaaaatgattagTTTGCTTGCTTCACATCGAAGAGAAAAAGGAAAAGTAAAGAAGAGCCATAGTTCCGGAAAag gtGGGGATGAAACGTACAAAAGTACATGGTTTGCTTACGAGGCGCTGGCATTTTTAGGAGATCGAAATAATCCAAGGAAACGACGCAACACAGAG aTTACAAATGAACCGGAACAGAGTGCATCTACAAGTGTCGAAAATGATAACAGTTTGTTTGATAACAGTTCAGAATTTATATCACCAACTGGTCAGGCccccaaaaaaaagaaatcagacgaaaataaaaaaatgggtatGCTTTCGGAGGCTCTTGGCCTGCTTAAGAGTGCTGCTTCTAGTCCTACTCCTGAACCCCGGAACAATAATCCAAACAATTTTGACAGTGAAACccttttcttttcaaattttatatgcaGCAAGATGCAACAATATAACAGAAGTACTAAAAATGCCGTGCAGCGAGCAATAATGGACGTAATATTCAAAGCCGATGAAGGGTGCACTAACTTTTCTCAACATTATTATCCATCGGCATTCAATTACAGTGGGTATACAACAGGCTCGGTTCCTTCATCAAGATACTGCAATGAACCACCTTCTTTGTCTAATCGCTCAGAACTTACTTCAGGGTATTCAACAGGTCAAAATCAAACAAGTTGCCCTACTGCTCCATATGCTTCACCTGTTCCCTCAGAATTATCTCAAACTTCATATGAAGATGTAGACTTTGTGAATGACCTGAtttga
- the LOC132903094 gene encoding uncharacterized protein LOC132903094, with amino-acid sequence MPNRKVVIAGAAFIFMYLLTEDRKSRKRRWWKTNLYKRRSSLLVELKSQHISGQYKNFTRMSPTDFEYLLTIIAPKISRQDTIMRSAISPQDRLALTLRFLATGDSFTSLQYTFRISKQSMSCIVPEVCEAIIKALKENIKLPKTESEWIQISNRFDELWNFPHCAGAMDGKHVILEAPVHSGTEYRNYKSNFSIVMFALVDAEYNYKFLDVGCQGRISDGGIFKETELYKKLENNSLRLPAPEALQGRNKVVPYVFVGDSAFPLQNNIMKPYPGEYPKGSPRRIFNYRLSRARRIVENVFGITASVFRVLRKPMLLQPKTVETIVMAIAHLHNFLRNTDSSKNLYAPPGSLDSDQNGRLCEGSWRRDCEMSSLLPLNNVPRRAASTAKQIRDEFNDYFMNEGTVSWQNTYCLKLYSTLAAYKKG; translated from the exons ATGCCGAATAGGAAGGTCGTGATAGCTGGTGCggcttttattttcatgtatttACTAACTGAAGACCGCAAAAGTCGGAAGCGTCGATGGTGGAAaactaatttgtataaaagaaGATCTTCTTTACTTGTGGAACTAAAATCTCAACATATAAGTGGtcaatataaaaactttaccCGGATGTCGCCTACTGACTTCGAATATTTGTTAACAATCATTGCGCCTAAAATATCAAGACAAGACACTATAATGAGATCTGCAATTTCGCCGCAAGATAGACTGGCTCTAACACTAAGATTTTTGGCAACAGGAGATTCATTTACAAGCCTTCAATACACCTTCAGAATTTCAAAACAGTCAATGTCTTGCATTGTACCAGAAGTTTGTGAAGCGATTATAAAAGCATTGAAAGAAAACATTAAG CTGCCAAAAACAGAGTCAGAATGGATCCAGATCTCAAACAGATTTGATGAATTGTGGAATTTTCCCCATTGTGCCGGAGCCATGGACGGTAAACATGTCATTCTCGAGGCTCCGGTACATAGTGGCACAGAATATCGTAACTACAAATCTAATTTCAGTATAGTGATGTTTGCTTTAGTAGACGcggaatataattataaatttctggATGTCGGATGTCAAGGCCGCATTTCAGATGGTGGAATTTTTAAGGAAactgaattatataaaaaactagaaaataattcGTTAAGATTGCCTGCACCTGAAGCACTGCAAGGTAGAAACAAAGTAGTACCATATGTTTTTGTAGGAGACTCTGCCTTCcctttacaaaacaatataatgaAACCCTATCCAGGAGAATACCCCAAGGGATCGCCGcgaagaatttttaattaccgGTTAAGCAGAGCTCGCAGGATTGTAGAAAATGTATTTGGTATCACAGCATCTGTGTTCAGAGTTCTACGAAAACCTATGCTCCTTCAGCCCAAAACCGTGGAGACTATAGTCATGGCTATTGCACACTTGCATAATTTTTTGAGAAACACGGATTCATCTAAAAACTTGTATGCACCCCCTGGCTCACTTGACAGCGACCAAAACGGAAGATTATGTGAAGGTAGTTGGCGGAGAGATTGTGAAATGTCATCTTTACTTCCATTGAATAATGTACCTAGAAGAGCTGCCTCAACGGCAAAACAAATTAGGGATGAGTTTAATGACTATTTTATGAACGAGGGTACAGTTTCTTGGCAGAAtacatattgtttaaaattgtatagcaCACTGGCCGCTTACAAAAAAGGTTAA
- the LOC132903093 gene encoding piggyBac transposable element-derived protein 4-like, which yields MLESDDDFIEDEVSEEPLTWSSDFNEFRGVREDFNEEAGPKIEGTSPLGLFTQIWDQPLMDSIVHETNHYAWETITGFFETGDSMPSKSRMNDWVETSVSELYRLIGVMIFMSICVRSRLEEYWMTGVMGMPEFRKLMSRDHYVMLLKFLHFTDNNNIHVQGRDKKIAKIKPIIDYLNKKFQSIYVPHREVSIDESLLLWKGHLSWKQCIRSKAARFGIKSYELCEAVTGYVVNLILYAGKGTTTAETVYGFTTSTAKIVLELFKNYLGKGYTLFMDNFYNSVPLTQFLKKHKTDVVGTLNRRRKDTPVEIQNLQDKRMARGSVVSRHCGDVSVIAWKDVKLVTTVSTYHKTDMAPGHRAGQPCSKPVVVHEYNKYMGGVDLKDQKLSMYLLERKRGIKWYIKVFRRLLNISILNAYIIYCANIGQHKKMTHRQFRFKLAEELCLEFGQNVSSRSRQVPIPTCSRLNRDFNHFPVHNEVTEERTKKQDKFKRGRCVRCRQKCNIACSHCTVYICVGQCWLEYHTLENL from the coding sequence ATGTTGGAATCAGATGACGATTTTATTGAAGATGAAGTTAGTGAGGAGCCATTGACTTGGTCATCTGATTTTAACGAATTTAGAGGGGTCAGGGAGGACTTCAACGAAGAAGctggtcctaaaattgaggGAACAAGTCCTTTAGGCTTGTTTACTCAAATTTGGGACCAGCCTCTGATGGATTCTATTGTCCACGAAACGAATCATTACGCTTGGGAAACAATAACCGGTTTCTTTGAAACCGGAGACTCCATGCCAAGTAAATCTCGCATGAACGACTGGGTGGAAACTTCGGTTTCCGAACTATATAGGCTTATAGGTGTGATGATATTTATGTCAATATGTGTAAGAAGTAGGTTAGAGGAATATTGGATGACGGGTGTGATGGGTATGCCGGAGTTTCGAAAACTGATGTCAAGGGATCATTACGTAATgctcttaaaatttttgcacTTTACTGATAACAACAACATACATGTACAGGGGCGTGATAAGaaaatagctaaaataaaacctattatagattatttaaataaaaaattccagTCCATTTACGTGCCTCACAGAGAAGTATCGATAGACGAATCGTTGCTGCTTTGGAAGGGTCATTTAAGCTGGAAACAATGCATTCGTTCCAAAGCAGCTCGATTCGGTATCAAAAGTTATGAACTCTGTGAGGCCGTAACTGGATAcgtagtaaatttaattttgtatgccgGCAAAGGCACGACAACTGCAGAAACGGTTTACGGGTTTACTACATCCACTGCCAAAATAGTCCTTGAGCTTTTCAAGAACTATTtaggcaagggatataccctgttcatggacaatttttataattctgttCCTCTGAcccaatttctaaaaaaacataaaactgaCGTAGTCGGTACTCTGAACCGTCGCCGAAAAGACACGCCCGTAGAAATCCAAAATTTGCAGGATAAAAGGATGGCTAGGGGTAGTGTGGTAAGTAGACACTGTGGTGATGTATCCGTCATAGCATGGAAAGATGTGAAGCTTGTCACCACTGTATCTACTTACCACAAaacagatatggctccagggCACAGGGCTGGCCAACCCTGCTCCAAACCAGTCGTGGTccatgaatataataaatacatgggAGGCGTCGATCTCAAAGATCAAAAGCTAAGcatgtatttattagaaagaaagagggGAATCAAAtggtatattaaagtttttagacgtcttttaaatatatctattttaaatgcatatattatatattgtgcTAACATTGGCCAGCATAAAAAAATGACTCACCGCCAATTTCGTTTCAAGCTTGCTGAAGAGCTCTGCTTAGAATTCGGACAAAACGTCTCCTCACGTTCGCGCCAGGTCCCCATCCCCACCTGTAGCAGGCTGAACAGGGATTTTAATCATTTCCCTGTTCATAATGAGGTGACCGAGGAGCGAACCaaaaaacaagataaatttaagagGGGACGTTGTGTTAGATGCAGGCAAAAATGTAACATCGCGTGCAGTCATTGCACGGTGTATATTTGTGTTGGCCAATGTTGGCTTGAGTATCATACTTTAGAAAATCTATAG
- the LOC106137215 gene encoding uncharacterized protein LOC106137215: MSINRPKRPREPTTMRPFTNIVTILLVLVFISAFYLVISFKPLTKEEQIERYNKMNQDVEPFRRNISECARQVKASRTDVEHFLKRIPQPTLQGKCFVACILKRNSIIKKNKIDAENLLNANKAVYGEDEEVMNRLKSAVQECIQVVDGIFEICEYASMFNDCMHMKMEHILDKVMMERRMEALGQMSASDDDWSVEEEEILRLAKDEL; the protein is encoded by the coding sequence ATGTCGATTAACAGACCGAAAAGGCCGCGAGAACCTACCACAATGAGGCCATTCACAAACATCGTTACAATTCTCCTAGTGCTGGTATTCATATCGGCTTTTTATTtggttatttcatttaaacccCTAACTAAGGAAGAGCAAATCGAACGTTACAACAAAATGAATCAAGATGTGGAACCATTTAGGAGGAATATAAGTGAGTGTGCGCGTCAGGTCAAAGCGTCGAGAACAGATGTCGAGCATTTCTTGAAGAGAATCCCACAACCAACATTACAGGGGAAGTGTTTCGTTGCATGTATATTAAAACgtaattctattataaagaagAACAAAATTGACGCTGAAAATCTTTTAAACGCAAACAAAGCTGTGTACGGTGAAGATGAAGAAGTGATGAACCGTTTGAAATCCGCTGTTCAAGAATGTATTCAAGTTGTTGATggtatatttgaaatttgcgAATACGCGTCTATGTTTAATGACTGTATGCATATGAAAATGGAACATATTTTGGATAAAGTAATGATGGAGCGGCGAATGGAAGCACTGGGGCAGATGAGCGCTAGTGACGACGATTGGTCTGTGGAAGAGGAGGAAATACTAAGACTAGCAAAAGACGAACTGTAG